A section of the Rossellomorea marisflavi genome encodes:
- a CDS encoding thioesterase family protein produces MKSGLTVGHTLEIIIDVTPDMHASFEGEVVHPVYSTVQMVYHMEWASRQIILPFLEEKEEGMGAEVKVVHRAPARTGTRLSIKATVTRMNAKGIWTKIMIRREETDSIVGEGEVRQVVLPKQTIAERIGTD; encoded by the coding sequence ATGAAGTCCGGATTGACCGTTGGGCACACGCTTGAAATCATCATCGATGTCACACCCGACATGCACGCAAGCTTTGAAGGGGAAGTGGTTCACCCGGTCTATTCCACCGTCCAAATGGTCTATCACATGGAATGGGCATCCCGTCAAATCATCCTTCCTTTCCTGGAAGAAAAGGAAGAAGGGATGGGGGCCGAAGTAAAAGTAGTGCACCGTGCACCAGCGCGGACGGGAACCCGTTTGAGCATTAAGGCCACCGTGACCCGAATGAACGCAAAAGGTATCTGGACTAAAATCATGATCCGCCGGGAGGAAACGGACTCCATTGTAGGAGAAGGAGAAGTGAGGCAGGTTGTCCTTCCGAAACAAACAATCGCTGAACGTATCGGGACAGATTGA
- a CDS encoding dihydrolipoyl dehydrogenase family protein, which produces MVEKRDLMVIGGGPGGYHAALRAAQLGKQVTLIEQGEIGGACLNEGCIPSKILTHFASEFRKQGHLQKMGMVMGEASIDLAKLKSFREEKIKGLRAGVEGLLRSRGVEVINGTASFLSENRIGIESGHQFSLFEFKQAIVAIGGKMVYPPGISMESPFVLTEREALTMTEIPEGLIVSGHDYVAIEIAAAYAALGSTVTLLMEGRLPFDQSIEREMKRLLKKQKVSVVTEVTIMSVSDDGGVEVDYESSAGTRQVNGTHLVLCGKSEADLSRAGLDRLPLECEGGKIKVDGEGRTSIPGVWAIGDVTPGPGLAIKAIKEGKVAAGAIAGDKGEVDLEWLPAIVQMDPPVACAGWSEEEAENRGYEVVCSEYPFRANGFAGLKEETDGMIKIVSEKGTSLILGIHMIGSGAVELISAGVLGLEMAARAEDFTFPLYPHPSSNEALMEAVEELTGHAVHLQRRRKKAVQ; this is translated from the coding sequence ATGGTAGAAAAACGTGATCTGATGGTCATCGGTGGAGGTCCTGGAGGCTATCACGCCGCGCTTCGTGCCGCCCAATTGGGGAAGCAGGTCACCTTGATCGAGCAGGGGGAGATCGGTGGAGCCTGCCTAAATGAAGGCTGCATCCCATCGAAGATCCTGACCCATTTTGCAAGTGAGTTCCGAAAGCAGGGGCATCTTCAGAAAATGGGCATGGTGATGGGAGAAGCCTCCATCGATCTTGCCAAGCTGAAGTCGTTCAGAGAAGAAAAGATCAAGGGCCTGCGGGCAGGGGTGGAAGGGTTGCTTCGTTCAAGAGGAGTCGAGGTGATCAATGGGACAGCTTCGTTTCTATCAGAGAACCGGATCGGGATCGAAAGCGGTCATCAGTTCTCCCTTTTTGAATTCAAGCAGGCCATTGTCGCGATTGGTGGAAAGATGGTGTATCCGCCGGGTATCAGTATGGAATCCCCATTTGTCCTGACAGAGCGTGAGGCACTGACCATGACCGAGATACCGGAGGGATTGATTGTATCCGGTCATGACTATGTGGCCATTGAAATAGCTGCTGCATACGCGGCCCTTGGAAGCACAGTCACCCTCCTGATGGAGGGGAGACTGCCCTTTGATCAGTCCATTGAGCGCGAGATGAAAAGGCTTCTGAAAAAACAGAAGGTTTCTGTCGTTACCGAAGTGACGATTATGAGCGTTTCGGACGATGGAGGAGTGGAAGTGGATTATGAAAGTTCTGCCGGGACGAGGCAGGTAAATGGAACCCATTTAGTCCTGTGCGGGAAGTCAGAGGCAGATCTCTCCCGTGCAGGACTGGACCGGCTGCCGCTTGAGTGTGAGGGGGGCAAAATCAAGGTCGATGGGGAGGGGCGCACGTCGATTCCCGGCGTGTGGGCTATAGGAGATGTGACCCCCGGACCAGGGCTTGCCATAAAAGCAATCAAGGAAGGCAAGGTGGCAGCGGGAGCGATTGCTGGGGATAAGGGAGAAGTTGACCTGGAGTGGCTTCCTGCCATTGTCCAAATGGATCCGCCCGTCGCCTGTGCGGGCTGGAGTGAAGAAGAAGCGGAGAATCGTGGATACGAAGTAGTCTGCAGTGAGTATCCTTTCAGAGCCAATGGATTTGCAGGATTGAAAGAAGAGACGGACGGAATGATCAAAATCGTATCGGAGAAAGGGACTTCTCTGATCCTTGGTATCCATATGATCGGATCGGGGGCTGTCGAACTGATCTCCGCGGGTGTGCTGGGACTTGAAATGGCAGCAAGGGCAGAGGATTTCACCTTCCCTCTCTATCCGCATCCGAGCAGCAATGAAGCCCTGATGGAAGCCGTCGAGGAACTCACGGGGCATGCCGTGCACCTGCAGAGGAGAAGGAAAAAGGCAGTTCAATAA
- a CDS encoding IS110 family transposase — MDFTQNERLNQINEQTLIIGIDIAKHKHVARAIDDRGIDLSKRLVFPNSLEGFQLLLEWARQLSADTSRPNLMLGMEPTGHYWMNLAYFLKSQGERPVVVNPMKVKKSKELDDDSPTKNDTKDAKVIAQVMRAGRYHEPTLPEGIYAELREGVKLFDIIQEDLSSIKAQIHNVLDRYFPEFLTVFKKWNGKMAMALLKLGYLPTDIRQKTEEELLYDVKALGTKNVGVARMRHLKKVADSSVGMTVGLRMAREELRYLVDQYEALNERLDNLKEELEELVLTVPGADLMMAINGVGAMTIVGFFAEIGDLSNYKDPRQIIKLAGLNLMMNQSGTHRGKTTITKRGRRRLRSILYQVARPLTFHNDAFKALHQYYKHRRTNPLKGKQSFVALGRKLIKVLFVIGTRKCAFSEERMLRDIPHMRDVQAA, encoded by the coding sequence ATGGATTTTACACAAAATGAACGACTTAATCAAATTAATGAACAGACTTTAATCATCGGCATTGATATTGCCAAACACAAGCACGTCGCCAGGGCCATTGATGATCGAGGAATCGACTTATCGAAGCGTCTGGTTTTTCCGAATTCGTTAGAAGGATTCCAATTGTTACTAGAGTGGGCTCGACAATTAAGTGCGGACACATCCCGTCCGAACTTAATGTTGGGGATGGAGCCTACGGGACATTATTGGATGAATCTAGCTTACTTCTTGAAATCCCAGGGCGAGCGCCCTGTGGTGGTAAACCCGATGAAGGTCAAGAAATCAAAAGAACTGGATGATGACTCGCCTACCAAAAATGATACAAAGGATGCGAAGGTCATCGCTCAAGTCATGCGAGCAGGGCGGTATCATGAGCCTACCTTGCCGGAAGGCATCTATGCCGAGTTACGTGAAGGCGTGAAACTCTTTGATATCATTCAAGAAGATCTCTCTTCCATCAAAGCACAAATCCATAACGTTCTGGATCGGTATTTCCCTGAATTCTTGACGGTGTTTAAGAAGTGGAATGGAAAGATGGCGATGGCGCTTCTGAAGTTAGGCTATCTTCCAACAGATATTCGACAGAAGACAGAAGAGGAACTTCTATACGACGTAAAGGCATTAGGGACCAAAAATGTAGGGGTGGCGCGTATGCGCCACTTAAAGAAAGTAGCTGACTCCAGTGTTGGGATGACCGTAGGTCTCCGCATGGCTCGTGAAGAGCTTCGCTATCTCGTTGATCAGTATGAGGCCTTAAACGAACGTCTGGACAATCTGAAAGAAGAACTTGAAGAACTGGTTCTTACGGTTCCTGGCGCAGATCTTATGATGGCGATCAATGGCGTGGGAGCGATGACCATTGTTGGGTTCTTCGCCGAGATTGGTGACTTATCAAATTATAAAGATCCACGACAGATTATTAAATTAGCAGGACTGAATCTGATGATGAACCAATCCGGCACACATCGAGGGAAAACAACCATTACTAAGCGTGGGCGACGAAGGTTGCGTTCCATTCTGTATCAAGTCGCCCGCCCTTTAACTTTTCATAATGACGCCTTTAAAGCTCTTCATCAGTATTATAAACACAGACGAACGAATCCTCTTAAAGGGAAACAGTCTTTTGTCGCACTAGGACGTAAACTGATTAAGGTCTTATTTGTCATAGGCACACGAAAGTGTGCGTTTAGTGAGGAACGCATGCTTCGCGATATCCCTCATATGAGAGATGTGCAGGCAGCTTAA
- a CDS encoding alpha-ketoacid dehydrogenase subunit beta: MSIMTTTKTMTMVQAITDGLRVMLNERSDTLLLGEDIGTNGGVFRATDGLQAEFGEDRVLDTPLSEAGFIGAAIGMAVNGFRPVAEVQFLGFIYPAYEQIMTHASRLRSRTLGHYTCPMVIRAPYGAGVRAPEIHSDSTEALFTHMPGIKVVCPSTPREAKGLLIAAIEDPDPVLFLEPMQCYRSTREEVPEGKYTVEIGKGRTVLEGDDVTVIAWGAMVKVAEEAAKKAGEKGISCEVLDMRTLSPLDKDLITESVQKTGRTVIVHEAHATGGVGNDVLAIINDFSFLFQKAPVERVTGFDTPVPYFGYEDYYLPDTGRVLEAIERAAAF; this comes from the coding sequence ATGAGTATCATGACAACAACCAAAACGATGACGATGGTACAGGCGATCACGGACGGCCTTCGAGTCATGTTGAACGAACGGAGTGATACCCTGCTCCTTGGGGAGGACATCGGGACGAACGGCGGGGTCTTCCGCGCAACGGATGGCCTCCAGGCAGAGTTCGGTGAAGATCGGGTGCTCGACACACCCCTGAGTGAGGCCGGGTTCATCGGTGCTGCGATCGGAATGGCGGTAAATGGATTCCGCCCTGTAGCAGAGGTCCAGTTCCTCGGATTCATTTATCCCGCTTATGAGCAGATCATGACACACGCAAGCCGGCTGCGCTCAAGAACGCTCGGGCATTATACATGCCCCATGGTCATACGGGCCCCGTACGGAGCAGGTGTCCGGGCACCTGAGATCCATTCCGATAGTACGGAGGCGCTGTTCACCCATATGCCGGGCATCAAGGTCGTGTGCCCTTCAACTCCCCGGGAGGCAAAGGGGTTGTTGATTGCGGCCATTGAAGACCCGGATCCCGTCTTATTCCTTGAGCCCATGCAGTGCTATCGGTCGACACGTGAGGAAGTACCCGAGGGGAAGTATACGGTTGAAATCGGTAAAGGAAGGACCGTCCTTGAAGGGGACGATGTCACGGTCATTGCATGGGGAGCAATGGTGAAGGTGGCAGAAGAGGCAGCGAAGAAGGCAGGAGAAAAGGGGATTTCATGCGAGGTACTCGATATGAGGACGCTGTCTCCCTTGGACAAGGATCTTATCACCGAATCTGTCCAGAAGACAGGGAGGACCGTCATCGTCCATGAAGCTCATGCCACAGGGGGTGTAGGCAACGATGTCCTTGCCATCATCAACGACTTTTCTTTCCTCTTTCAGAAAGCTCCTGTGGAGAGGGTGACTGGATTCGATACGCCTGTCCCCTATTTTGGATATGAAGACTATTATCTGCCGGATACGGGCCGCGTCCTCGAAGCAATTGAGAGAGCAGCGGCATTTTGA
- the pdhA gene encoding pyruvate dehydrogenase (acetyl-transferring) E1 component subunit alpha translates to MIEQFPIVQVLNPHGELSPDSEKEVSEGLARTFLRHLIRIRTFDRKAVSLQRQGRIGTYAPFEGQEASQVGSAMALHEKDWLFPTYRDHGATMTFGHPLLQILLFWKGRNEGCVPPDGKNIFTPGIPIATQLPHAVGAAYAEKRKGTENAAIAYFGDGATSEGDFHEGLNLASVWGAPVVFFNQNNRYAISVPIHKQMKTKTIAQKALAYDIPSVRIDGNDVFAVYFETKNALERARRGEGPTLIEAVTWRYGAHTTADDPSKYRDQGESDVKRREDPIDRLQRYMEKKGWCDEEWLDSVKLEYAKEVDAAVADLEQYPEPDPSLIFDHVFETPTWPVLQQKERLLSHLKGGSR, encoded by the coding sequence ATGATCGAACAGTTTCCGATCGTTCAAGTGCTGAATCCCCATGGGGAGTTGAGCCCCGACAGTGAGAAAGAGGTGTCCGAAGGGTTGGCGAGGACGTTCCTGCGCCATCTTATCCGTATCCGGACGTTCGACCGCAAGGCAGTGAGTCTTCAACGGCAGGGGCGTATTGGCACCTATGCCCCTTTTGAGGGCCAAGAGGCTTCCCAGGTGGGGAGCGCCATGGCCCTGCATGAAAAGGACTGGCTTTTTCCGACGTACCGGGATCATGGGGCGACCATGACCTTTGGGCATCCGCTACTTCAGATCCTTCTGTTTTGGAAGGGGCGGAATGAAGGCTGTGTCCCTCCTGACGGAAAGAATATCTTTACTCCTGGCATCCCGATTGCGACACAGCTTCCTCATGCCGTGGGGGCGGCATATGCCGAAAAGAGGAAAGGGACGGAGAATGCCGCCATCGCGTATTTCGGTGATGGAGCGACATCCGAAGGAGATTTCCATGAAGGTCTTAACCTAGCGAGCGTATGGGGGGCTCCCGTGGTCTTCTTCAACCAGAACAACCGCTATGCCATTTCGGTACCGATCCACAAGCAGATGAAGACGAAGACGATTGCCCAAAAGGCCCTTGCATATGACATCCCGAGTGTCAGGATCGACGGGAATGATGTGTTCGCTGTTTATTTTGAAACAAAGAATGCATTGGAGCGGGCGAGGAGAGGGGAAGGACCAACGCTTATTGAAGCTGTGACGTGGAGGTACGGTGCTCATACGACAGCAGATGATCCCTCGAAATACAGGGATCAGGGAGAGAGCGATGTGAAAAGAAGGGAAGATCCGATAGACAGGCTACAGCGCTATATGGAGAAAAAAGGCTGGTGCGATGAGGAGTGGCTGGATTCCGTAAAGCTGGAGTATGCCAAGGAGGTCGATGCGGCTGTTGCGGATCTGGAACAGTATCCTGAGCCGGACCCGTCCTTGATCTTTGATCATGTATTCGAAACACCGACTTGGCCCGTCCTTCAGCAGAAAGAAAGATTGCTTTCACATCTGAAGGGGGGATCAAGATGA
- a CDS encoding ABC transporter permease, with product MPTAIFASFESGIIYAIMALGVYLSFRILDFPDLTVDGSFVTGAAVAATMIVGGVNPVAATVTAMVIGFVAGCITGLLHTFGKINALLSGILMMIALYSINLRIMGTSNVSLLNEDTAFTGITGLVGSLGIDQALNGIWNAVGLGEPLPDTWAVLLFMTVVTLMIKFLTDAFLKTEVGLALRATGDNQRMIRSFSANTNLMIILGLGISNALVALSGALIAQYSRFADVGMGIGMIIIGLASVIIGEALFGTKSIARTTLAVIGGAIIYRLVVSMALRVDFLETGDMKLITATIVILALVMPKVMERYKDRKRKAKRMAERMKAVPVSEGEGGSSVTIK from the coding sequence ATGCCAACGGCCATATTTGCCTCCTTTGAATCCGGGATCATTTACGCCATCATGGCCCTCGGAGTCTACCTGTCCTTCAGAATATTGGACTTCCCTGATCTGACAGTGGACGGGAGCTTCGTGACCGGGGCAGCCGTTGCAGCGACGATGATCGTGGGCGGAGTGAATCCCGTCGCTGCAACGGTCACTGCCATGGTGATCGGCTTCGTCGCAGGATGTATAACAGGGCTTCTCCATACATTCGGAAAAATCAATGCACTCCTATCCGGAATCCTCATGATGATTGCTCTTTACTCTATCAATCTGAGGATCATGGGCACGTCCAATGTGTCCCTATTGAATGAAGATACGGCTTTTACGGGGATCACAGGTCTGGTTGGATCCCTTGGAATCGACCAGGCACTGAATGGTATCTGGAATGCTGTCGGATTGGGAGAACCACTCCCTGATACGTGGGCGGTCCTCCTGTTCATGACGGTCGTGACGCTGATGATCAAGTTTTTGACGGATGCGTTCCTCAAGACAGAAGTCGGTCTTGCCCTCAGGGCGACCGGCGATAATCAGCGTATGATCCGGAGCTTCTCTGCCAATACGAATCTCATGATCATCCTTGGCCTCGGGATTTCCAATGCGCTTGTGGCCCTGTCCGGGGCACTGATTGCCCAGTACAGCCGCTTCGCAGATGTCGGGATGGGGATCGGGATGATCATCATCGGTCTTGCATCCGTCATCATCGGGGAAGCCCTTTTCGGTACCAAATCCATTGCAAGGACCACACTTGCCGTCATCGGCGGGGCCATCATCTACCGTCTGGTTGTCTCCATGGCCCTTCGCGTAGACTTCCTTGAAACGGGTGACATGAAGCTGATTACAGCGACGATCGTCATCCTCGCACTCGTCATGCCGAAAGTCATGGAGAGATATAAGGACAGGAAGCGCAAGGCTAAGCGCATGGCCGAGAGGATGAAGGCCGTTCCGGTCTCGGAAGGAGAGGGTGGCAGCAGTGTTACGATTAAATAG
- a CDS encoding dihydrolipoamide acetyltransferase family protein, with amino-acid sequence MEVKLHDIGEGMTEATINAFLVGVGEQVRADQPLVEVQTDKMTAEIPAPANGIIKGFNVKEGDTIRVGETVLIMGSGKASTAAKRASSATAQKTRIMASPFTRKLAREAGIPLEKVRGSGPAGRIMDEDIHSHLQVEPPPQETPVRTEADSIPFRGRRKQIASKMVRSVRTIPHCTHFEEIDVTELLAWKRDVPDVSMGAFFIKALSICLKEFPIFNGRLDEEQECVHLQHAHHIGVAVDTEEGLIVPVIRHVEEKTLKDIQKELKALTNKALNQTLTVKEASGGTFTVSNVGPLGGSIGATPIINEPEVALISFHKTKKRPMVNESDEIVIRSMMNVSMSFDHRVADGGTAVRFTNRLRDFIEKPGILLMEMI; translated from the coding sequence ATGGAGGTCAAGCTGCATGATATAGGAGAAGGTATGACGGAGGCGACAATCAACGCCTTCTTGGTGGGGGTCGGTGAACAGGTGCGTGCGGATCAACCGCTGGTGGAAGTTCAGACAGACAAGATGACAGCGGAAATCCCGGCACCGGCCAATGGAATCATCAAAGGGTTCAATGTAAAGGAAGGGGATACGATCCGCGTCGGTGAGACGGTTTTGATCATGGGCTCCGGCAAGGCGTCGACAGCGGCCAAACGGGCATCCTCGGCCACGGCACAAAAGACCAGGATCATGGCATCCCCCTTCACGAGAAAGCTGGCGAGGGAAGCAGGAATCCCCCTTGAAAAGGTGCGGGGATCCGGTCCGGCGGGAAGGATCATGGATGAGGATATCCACTCTCACCTTCAAGTGGAACCACCCCCTCAGGAAACGCCTGTGCGGACTGAGGCAGACAGCATTCCATTCAGGGGAAGGCGAAAGCAGATTGCTTCCAAGATGGTCCGGTCAGTCAGGACCATTCCTCACTGTACCCACTTTGAAGAGATTGATGTCACGGAACTCCTCGCGTGGAAAAGGGATGTGCCAGACGTTTCAATGGGTGCATTCTTCATCAAAGCGCTGTCTATTTGTCTGAAAGAATTCCCGATTTTTAACGGACGGCTTGATGAAGAACAGGAGTGCGTCCACCTTCAGCATGCCCATCATATAGGAGTAGCGGTCGATACGGAGGAAGGGTTGATCGTACCGGTGATCCGTCATGTGGAAGAGAAGACGCTGAAGGACATTCAGAAAGAACTCAAGGCACTGACAAACAAAGCGCTGAATCAAACGCTTACCGTCAAGGAGGCATCAGGGGGGACATTCACAGTGAGCAATGTCGGTCCCCTCGGAGGTTCGATCGGTGCAACGCCGATCATCAATGAACCGGAAGTGGCCCTCATATCCTTCCATAAAACGAAAAAGCGGCCCATGGTCAATGAGTCGGATGAAATTGTGATCCGGTCCATGATGAATGTATCCATGTCTTTCGATCACCGAGTGGCAGATGGAGGGACAGCCGTAAGGTTCACCAATCGACTGCGGGATTTCATTGAAAAACCGGGGATCCTGCTGATGGAGATGATATAG
- a CDS encoding ABC transporter ATP-binding protein, whose translation MLRLNRIHKVFNEGTPDEKIALDDIQLSMEPGDFVTVIGSNGAGKSTLMNIVSGVMIPDVGTVHIQDQDVSKVSEYRRSKLIGRVFQDPMAGTAPSMTIEENLAMAYSRNRTRGFRLGVTKKRKAYFKEVLESLHLGLENRLNAKVGLLSGGERQALSLLMATFTEPSILLLDEHTAALDPARADLITKLTRQIVDQYALTTLMVTHNMQQAIDLGNRLIMMDKGQIILEVNEQEKKGLTVEGLLHEFQRIRGSKLASDRALLS comes from the coding sequence GTGTTACGATTAAATAGGATCCACAAGGTCTTCAACGAAGGAACACCGGATGAAAAAATCGCCCTTGATGACATCCAGCTTTCCATGGAACCGGGCGATTTCGTCACGGTGATCGGGAGCAACGGGGCCGGAAAGTCAACGCTCATGAATATCGTCTCTGGGGTCATGATACCGGATGTTGGAACCGTCCACATCCAGGATCAAGATGTATCGAAAGTGTCGGAGTACCGGAGATCGAAGCTCATCGGACGAGTCTTCCAGGATCCGATGGCAGGCACAGCCCCCTCGATGACCATCGAAGAGAATCTTGCCATGGCATACTCGCGGAATCGCACAAGAGGCTTCAGGCTCGGAGTCACGAAGAAGAGGAAGGCCTACTTCAAGGAAGTACTCGAGAGTCTTCATCTAGGATTGGAAAATCGGCTCAATGCTAAAGTCGGGTTGCTATCAGGAGGGGAGCGTCAGGCGCTATCGTTGCTCATGGCCACCTTCACGGAGCCGTCGATCCTACTCCTCGATGAGCACACGGCAGCCCTGGATCCGGCACGTGCTGATCTGATCACGAAGCTGACCCGGCAAATTGTGGATCAATACGCCCTGACCACCCTTATGGTTACCCATAATATGCAGCAGGCCATCGATTTAGGTAACAGACTGATCATGATGGATAAAGGACAGATCATCCTTGAAGTGAATGAACAAGAGAAGAAGGGCTTGACCGTTGAAGGACTCCTTCACGAGTTCCAAAGGATCCGCGGCAGCAAGCTTGCCAGTGACCGGGCCCTTCTCTCGTAA
- a CDS encoding SDR family oxidoreductase, which yields MKRFEGKVILITGAASGLGHAAAMQIASEGAKLSLVDLNQGGLEEVKQSILSSYSEADVLLIEADCSDESAVKKYVDETVEHFGQIDGFFNNAGIEGKQDLTEEYGTDEFERVVNINLNGVFYGMKYVLKVMREQGYGSIVNTASVGGIRGVGNQSGYAASKHGVVGMTRNSGVEYGQYGISIKAIAPGAIMTPMVEGSLRQIGGDDWEAAGKEFVSVNPMKRFGKPEEVGYLVAFLLSSQADFINGAVIPIDGGQSYKY from the coding sequence ATGAAACGTTTTGAAGGCAAAGTAATCTTGATCACTGGGGCTGCATCCGGACTTGGACATGCTGCGGCCATGCAAATTGCATCAGAAGGGGCAAAACTATCACTCGTAGACCTGAACCAAGGTGGTTTGGAAGAAGTAAAGCAATCCATTCTTTCTTCTTACAGTGAAGCGGACGTATTATTGATCGAAGCGGATTGCTCCGACGAAAGCGCCGTGAAGAAATACGTCGATGAAACGGTGGAACACTTCGGTCAAATCGACGGATTCTTCAACAACGCAGGAATCGAAGGGAAGCAGGATCTTACAGAGGAATACGGTACGGATGAATTTGAACGTGTAGTGAACATCAACTTGAACGGTGTCTTTTACGGCATGAAATATGTACTGAAAGTCATGAGGGAGCAGGGCTACGGTTCCATCGTCAATACGGCATCCGTCGGAGGGATCCGCGGCGTCGGCAACCAATCCGGCTATGCGGCAAGCAAACACGGCGTAGTCGGAATGACCCGCAATTCCGGTGTGGAATATGGTCAGTACGGAATCAGCATCAAAGCCATCGCACCAGGTGCCATCATGACACCGATGGTCGAAGGCTCCCTCCGCCAAATCGGAGGCGATGACTGGGAAGCGGCAGGCAAGGAATTCGTCAGCGTCAACCCAATGAAACGCTTCGGAAAACCCGAAGAAGTCGGATACCTCGTAGCCTTCCTGCTATCCTCCCAAGCAGACTTCATCAACGGAGCCGTCATCCCGATCGACGGCGGACAATCCTATAAATACTGA
- a CDS encoding Glu/Leu/Phe/Val dehydrogenase dimerization domain-containing protein, whose amino-acid sequence MDMFDQIKNHEQVLFCNDEETGLKAIIAIHNTTLGPALGGCRMMPYASVDAALNDVLRLSRGMTYKCAAADVDFGGGKAVIIGDPTKDKHPELFRAFGQFVESLQGRFYTGTDMGTSPDDFVHALKETNCIVGVDEVYGGSGDSSIPTAMGVIYGLEATNETIWGSRDLHGKRYAVQGLGKVGFKVAERLLEEGADLIVTDISHHSVEKLQLKAKALGTAVKVVSGDEIYSADADVFIPCAIGGILNDETIGRLKVKAVAGSANNQLLDHRHGMSLHQKGILYAPDYIVNAGGLIQVADELYEPNKERVLQKTGAIYNSLLNIYTQSENEHITTVQAADRFCENRIQTRTKRNSFFTHTKRPKWSVRK is encoded by the coding sequence ATGGACATGTTCGATCAGATCAAGAATCATGAACAGGTCCTGTTCTGCAACGATGAAGAGACCGGTTTGAAAGCAATTATCGCCATACATAATACCACTCTCGGACCTGCTCTCGGCGGGTGCAGGATGATGCCGTATGCCTCAGTGGACGCGGCATTGAACGACGTACTCAGATTGTCGAGGGGGATGACATATAAATGCGCGGCAGCAGACGTGGATTTTGGTGGGGGAAAAGCGGTTATCATCGGTGATCCGACCAAAGATAAACATCCGGAGCTATTCAGGGCATTCGGGCAATTCGTCGAATCCCTTCAGGGCAGATTCTACACAGGCACGGATATGGGCACGTCACCGGATGATTTTGTCCACGCCTTGAAGGAAACCAACTGCATCGTAGGGGTCGACGAAGTATATGGTGGAAGCGGCGACTCTTCGATTCCGACAGCCATGGGCGTCATCTATGGACTTGAAGCCACCAACGAAACCATCTGGGGATCAAGGGATCTTCACGGGAAGCGCTATGCGGTCCAGGGGCTGGGGAAAGTCGGATTCAAGGTCGCGGAACGTCTCCTTGAAGAAGGAGCCGATCTGATTGTGACCGATATCAGTCATCACTCTGTGGAAAAACTGCAGTTGAAAGCAAAAGCCCTCGGAACGGCAGTGAAGGTCGTCAGCGGAGACGAAATCTACTCAGCGGATGCCGATGTGTTCATCCCTTGTGCCATAGGCGGGATCCTGAACGACGAGACCATCGGACGGTTAAAGGTGAAAGCCGTAGCCGGTTCTGCCAATAATCAGCTCCTTGATCACAGACACGGGATGTCCCTTCACCAGAAAGGAATTCTGTACGCACCTGACTACATCGTCAACGCAGGGGGGCTGATCCAGGTAGCAGATGAACTCTATGAACCTAACAAAGAACGCGTCCTCCAGAAAACGGGAGCCATCTATAACAGCCTCCTCAATATCTACACCCAATCAGAAAACGAACACATCACCACCGTCCAGGCAGCAGACCGCTTCTGCGAAAACCGTATCCAAACCAGAACCAAACGAAACAGCTTCTTCACCCACACCAAACGCCCAAAATGGAGTGTAAGGAAGTAA